A single genomic interval of Arthrobacter sp. NicSoilB8 harbors:
- a CDS encoding DUF1684 domain-containing protein, giving the protein MSTPTDTDHRSPGAGQGSPSAGQPDRRNIPDREFEAAWADWHAAHERHRADPHGFLAVTHLHWLDATPGRLDGAPGTWSVEDDAVRLVLEARERVLRDGQELNPGGTGASVLLGPVPEREGLTLRVEDAGAGHTVIELAKRGGRYVVRPRHPLNPLLTGYRGTPVYAPNAEYSIKGIFVPFDEPRPTTVGAAVEGIHHVYEAPGEIRFRLHGEDLSLTTFNGHAPGTLSVLFTDATSGKTTYAANRTLTVPAPGADGTVLLDFNRAVNLPCAYTDLATCPLPPAENRLPVAIEAGEQIPYERQDAS; this is encoded by the coding sequence ATGTCTACACCCACTGACACCGACCACCGCTCCCCGGGCGCCGGCCAGGGCTCCCCAAGTGCCGGCCAGCCTGACCGCCGGAACATTCCCGACCGGGAGTTTGAAGCCGCGTGGGCGGACTGGCACGCCGCGCACGAACGCCACCGCGCCGACCCCCACGGCTTCCTCGCCGTCACCCACCTGCACTGGCTCGACGCAACGCCCGGCCGCCTGGACGGTGCGCCCGGCACGTGGAGCGTGGAGGACGACGCCGTCCGCCTTGTTTTGGAGGCACGCGAACGGGTCCTCCGCGACGGGCAGGAACTTAACCCCGGCGGCACCGGAGCCAGCGTGCTCCTCGGCCCGGTTCCCGAGCGCGAAGGGCTCACGCTGCGGGTGGAGGACGCCGGTGCCGGGCATACTGTGATCGAGCTCGCCAAGCGCGGCGGCCGCTATGTGGTGCGGCCGCGGCATCCGCTCAATCCCCTGCTCACCGGCTACCGCGGGACGCCCGTCTACGCACCGAACGCAGAATATTCCATTAAGGGAATATTCGTTCCGTTCGACGAACCGCGCCCCACCACGGTGGGTGCGGCGGTCGAAGGCATCCACCATGTCTACGAGGCACCGGGCGAGATCCGCTTCCGGCTGCACGGTGAGGACCTGAGCCTCACCACCTTCAACGGCCACGCACCGGGGACGTTGTCTGTCCTCTTCACGGACGCGACGTCGGGCAAGACCACGTACGCGGCCAACCGCACGCTCACCGTGCCGGCTCCGGGCGCCGACGGGACGGTATTGCTCGATTTCAACCGGGCCGTGAACCTGCCGTGCGCCTACACCGACCTCGCCACGTGCCCGCTGCCGCCCGCCGAGAACCGCCTGCCGGTGGCCATCGAAGCCGGCGAACAGATCCCTTACGAACGTCAGGACGCATCATGA
- a CDS encoding ABC transporter substrate-binding protein, with protein sequence MAIRTALRTVRPGTGPSRRAALPAVVLIGALSGTLALSACSDPGASAASGGQPATTAARNGVVYNTSPDQQRIRAAKDAALAAEVPALISKDGKLTVATTAGAIPLSFHATDDKTPIGVEVDLAQLVADKLGLDLDVQVTSWENWPLKTQSGDFEAVFSNVGINAARVKLFDFSSYRAAYMGFEAKKSSSYTIKGSDDISGLKISVGSGTNQEKILIAWNKELEAKGKAPALLQYYSSDADTILALSSGRTDLNLAPYPSVTYRENTREDLKVVGKVNAGWPSETLVAATTLKGNGLAPAITDALNSAIKDGSYAKVLDRWGLSEEALPESKTVTEANFGAPAGKTEAGKTQ encoded by the coding sequence ATGGCAATCCGCACCGCCCTCCGCACCGTCCGCCCCGGCACTGGTCCCAGCCGGCGTGCGGCGCTTCCCGCCGTCGTCCTCATCGGCGCCCTGTCCGGCACGCTGGCGCTGAGCGCCTGCTCCGACCCCGGCGCCTCTGCCGCGTCAGGCGGGCAGCCGGCGACGACGGCGGCGCGCAACGGCGTCGTCTACAACACCTCGCCGGACCAGCAGCGGATCCGGGCGGCAAAGGACGCGGCCCTGGCCGCGGAAGTCCCCGCGCTGATCAGCAAGGACGGAAAGCTCACCGTCGCCACGACGGCGGGCGCGATCCCGCTCTCCTTCCACGCCACGGACGACAAGACCCCGATCGGCGTCGAGGTGGACCTGGCCCAGCTGGTCGCTGACAAGCTGGGCCTGGACCTGGATGTGCAGGTGACCTCGTGGGAGAACTGGCCGCTGAAGACCCAGTCCGGCGATTTCGAGGCCGTGTTCTCGAACGTGGGCATCAACGCCGCCCGCGTGAAGCTCTTCGACTTCTCCAGCTACCGGGCCGCGTACATGGGCTTCGAGGCCAAAAAGAGCTCCAGCTACACCATCAAAGGCTCCGATGACATCTCCGGCCTGAAGATTTCCGTGGGCTCGGGCACCAACCAGGAGAAGATCCTGATCGCCTGGAACAAGGAACTGGAGGCCAAAGGCAAGGCGCCGGCGCTGCTGCAGTACTACTCCTCCGACGCGGACACCATCCTGGCCCTGTCCTCAGGGCGCACCGACCTGAACCTCGCGCCCTACCCGTCCGTCACGTACCGCGAAAACACCCGCGAGGACCTCAAAGTGGTGGGCAAGGTCAACGCCGGCTGGCCGTCCGAGACCCTGGTCGCCGCCACCACGCTCAAAGGCAACGGCCTGGCCCCGGCCATCACGGACGCACTGAACTCCGCGATCAAGGACGGCTCCTACGCCAAGGTCCTGGACCGCTGGGGCCTCTCCGAGGAAGCCCTGCCCGAGTCCAAGACCGTCACCGAGGCCAACTTCGGGGCCCCGGCAGGGAAAACCGAAGCGGGGAAAACACAGTGA